A window of Glycine soja cultivar W05 chromosome 2, ASM419377v2, whole genome shotgun sequence genomic DNA:
TAAGTTGAGGTGTTGGATATTCAcaaatatctttttcatgcagaTACAAGATCGTAAATTACGAAGCTAGTTTAtgtaaaaagagaaagagatctaAACATAGCATGCCTGTAATTTAGTTttgccaatttttatttttataaatcatttGGGAGGGTATTTTAAATATCCTCCTTTGtactttttcttctgttttcttgaagaaaataaacattgaaATGTGATGATTTACCATTGTAATCTAGGTCAACCAAGTTGGAACTATTACAGAGGTCATTGAAGTGGTGAAGCTGGCAAAAGAAGCACATTGGGGGGTGGTAACGTCTCATAGATGTGGAGAAACTATAGACTCTTTCATTGCTGATTTATCTGTTGGCCTTGCTTCTGGTGTAATTAAAGCAGGAGCTCCTTGCAGAGGAGAGCGGCTAGAAAAGTACAACCAGGTCTCTTTCTGATTCTTATGCTGATGGTTTTACTGCATGCATTATGGTCATGATTCTTGAACACTTCAAAAAAATTCATGTACCAGACTTATTTTGTCAACTCACCAATTCCTCTCCCATGGGAAGGTGGCGGCAGTTttctatgataggtggtatatTTGCAATATCAGTAGTGTTTAAGTGATGATTTTATACTTTGTTCATTGCTGGTTGTAAATATGCTAATTTATTCCTCTTTAGGCTTCTCACCCTATGTGGCTTGAAGGCAATATCTGCGTATGATTCTTTATAATAAAATGCATATTAAAAGTTGATATTTGTCGCATATGGATTCTGGTttataaagtgaaactaaggaaAAACATAACAATTACTATCTGAATTTTGATACAGTTACTTCGGATTGAGGAGGAGCTCGGAGATCAAGCAGTTTATGCCGGTGAAGATTGGAGgcaataagaatgaaaaaattcTTCATATTGGTCTTTGTGATATGCTTTTCTTCTTTAAGTTTGATACGTGTGGTTGAAGTTCATCACTGTACCATATTCATCAACTGCTGATGTTCTATTGCCATTAcgtcaactttgatcatttcgtGCTATTGGGCTTTGGAGAATGTTTCAACGAGTATTCAACAATCTGTACAAGATAGTGCGGCATGTTTATTTGTCTATTGTTATAGGGGATACCAAATTACACTAATTCAATGCTTTAGTTAAAATTGTTCTGGGCAAGTGATATTGATTATAGTTATCCAATTCTTCGCATTGCTTATGTTCCAGGGCACCTCCTTTTACAGACCTGACATATCATTAGATAGAATCTATCATTTTtacctttatttatatttttttattctattcttATTACTTTCTTGTtccttaataatttaaattgatgtGTCATGAGCAATGGAGAAAGGGGGGGCTATTGGGTTTCCTCGCATTAatgcttttcaatttttttcctccCAATATTATCTAGACATtttgtaatatgtttttttttttcaataataaggATTAACTCGgtatttttgttctcttttagcATAACGTAGTGCAGAAGGCCGTGAGATTAGTACCCTGAAATTTATGAAAGTCGATAAACGTGCAAACGTTACGTCTCATTATCAATTTGATCTACTAATTATACCTTTTTTTAAGTCCTTTCTTCGCCGATGGACAATTTTTAAATCGtttattgatgattgaaaatgcCTTTTCACCTTATTGGGCCGTAATTGGAAAATGACAATGTTCAATTCCTTTTATCTACGCAGGAACCCCAGCAAACACTGTTGGTGCCAGGTCCTGCATTATATCTAATCATCTAACAGATAAGATGCGTTAAAAGCAATCGGCAAGTGAAAGCGAACATAACCCTTCTCAGCAGCAATTTTGTACTCAAACACAGCCTCCGGCAGCTCCATTGACAAGCGGATGGTGAGTGTATCAGACAACGACATTGCCGCCATGACCAGGTTCAGATACCTTATTTCAAATGCCAGGCTCACACATTGAGTCATCTCTATCACAGTGCCTCCACGAGGctgcataaataaataaataagttccACCCATCAGTTTAAATCCTAACcataatataatattctttGGGTAACCCACAtgcaagagaaagagaaagagaaagatcaATTTAGTGCTAGTGTACTATAAAcatgcaattaattaattaattaatcaatatgtGAGCATACCAAGTGCATGCAGAGACCAAAATCTCCAGCGGCGACCAACAAGATAGGAGTATCCCTTGTGACAATAATGGAAATTATAGctataagataagaaaatattagaaagaaagaaagaaatagaaaatttgagaaagatGGATGGATCGAGTAGGAAGCAACGTACGAATGTTGGAAAGAGAATCGATGTGACAGCAGATTGTTGTAAAGACAGGTGAAGGCAACTCAACAATGGCATGGTACTCGGCATCCTCGTGAATATCGAGCAGGGGCCCATTGTCGATATCCATCATCAgattcatccgatgatcagaaAAACTCAGGTTGCCTTGCGAGATAAATGAACAGAAGAGAAtctataaagaaaaagatagaggaagaagTAAGTAATTAAGAATAAAGAAGGTACGCACTAGGGCATTGGAATGTGAAGGTGACGTGGTCTTGGCCTTCTAGGGCTGTGAGGGAGACGATGTCAGAATCGTGGGCTCGGTGGAGGAGCTGGAGCATTTGGTCGAGACTGAGGCCTACGGAGAAGACGTTGTCGCAGCGATAGTGAGCGAAAGCATCGGAGGGGATGAGGATCTCCATCATTGCACACTCTCTGCTGTCCATGGCTTTCAATGACAACCCTCTGCTTGAGAAAACGAATTTGGCAACGCCCGTCTCCACCAACTCTATGGCCTCTACCACATTCTTCACCTCTGACGCTTCTCCCAGAACAACTTCCATCACCATCTTCTTTCTTAACTTCTTGCTTCTCTTTCTCTATTTCCAATCAACTTAACCACTTTCTCTATAATGCAACCATTCCCgccattttaaatataattcatcTTTAGTCTCTATAATTGCAATTTTTTAATCGCCTTCTTGTTATATCTAGATCCTTTAAAATgctacaaaattataataaatggtGTAAAATTGCCAAAAAAAACAATAGATGATTTTTTACCgccataatttaaaaaataaagtttctttttcttttcccctcGCCATTGAggattttcttttcctccacACATTCTGACTGTTTTGGTGTTCTCTTACGACGTGTTAATGACCTTTTTCAACGACTCAAACCTTTGCATGGCATCACTGGTGTGCCGTTTGTGGTGGGAGGCACTACAGCTACTTAGCTAGTGCAACAGATAATATTGTTCTCCGGTGGGGGAAACACTTCAAGCACGGTTGCCGTAGGGTCCATCCTAGCTTATGCAAAAAGCCTCTCCTAAATCATAAAAGTCATTGCTCACCCAACCCAAttagtaatatataataaatattaaatataatatattaacttattaatataatttataattttacgttgtaatttatatttttaataagtaaaaCATATTCATTAAACATAAAATGAACATCCACAAGAAGTGACAACTGCAAAACAATGTCattaatttgaatattcatCAGATATAATTTAAACGACtttgttaatatttatatgaGAGCTTAGAGAGAATATAAATCACTTCCCCTTTTTATTGGCatgaatgaataataaataattttttgcctttagatttttttatatttttttacatatgatcaattttgaacttttttatattaatttttaaattatcctGAATAGACTCGATAATCTAACATGGATCCGacttaaaaaattcatatgaaTCAAGTCTAGATCGACCCATTTTCACCATTTGACCCAATGGGTCAGGCCCATCAATCTAATCCATCCATTTTGTCGGTCCTAGATGTGACTCTCTCCTTGCCATGGTGGATGTAGACTTCATTTAGTATTAACGGATTTGGATGAAAAATCGAAAGGAGATTTTAGACATTGAAGATCAAAAGGTTTGAAAATTACAACTATAGAGAGTGAAATGAGATGTTTTAAATTAGATggactaaaagataaaattaaaaattaatatttttaataatcacattttctcaaatttttgtatattttttttaagttttcaacacttgtaaaattttaaatttatcatataccaaagatgatttttttattaaagagcaaaaataaaatttggtcatttattaaaaatcaaaaacatttaaacttttttagttGGTTTGAtcgcataatttttttttattttattttcttccaatgTTCGCTAGAGATTTTGTATATGTTTTTCaataataaagatttttttataagctaaaataatttcattgaaAACCAAGCTTGACACATGTAGTGATCAAGTTTGATGaatgatatttatatttcttactaaaaatttatataaaattcatcaaaattcattttaaataataattcatcaaaatttatatactttttaatactaatttttgttaagttatgaaaaatttgaattgaatatCATGGGATTTCTTTGTCCTccttaaagaaaattaataatactaattGAATACTATagaacttaattttttatataatttaaaagtttcaatagaaaaaaaatcttttaaaatacttctaaattttgattaatcCAATATAccccttaaaaaaaatagggtAGAAAACATAAAAGTATACATACAAAACCTCCGCATCACATAAACTAAAGTAAAACAAAGATATGATGAGATCTTGAAAAGAGCGTGCGAACCGAAAACAAAACTTTCCCCGTAGCCTGTCTTTGGACTTTGGATATCGCGGAGGCGGAGCATTTCGTTGAAAAGGGAAATGATGGCTTTGACGGTGATGATGCCATCGTTGGAGGCGGAACGGAAGATCTTGGCCCATGGAGATGGTGCGGTCGCAGCGATAGTTCTCGAAAGCATCGGAGTGGAGGAGGATCTCCACCatcttcttttcaatttttctatttctctttatatcaaatCATACATTAAAAGATGCATTAATGCTCCTATGCTATTTGAATTTGACACCttcagaaaaaaaacaaaatgaataaatatatgtaCGATAAGtgatataatttgatatataagaaaagagagataaaaaaataaaaataatcaattaggtGTATATAACATTTGggtgtaaaaaaattgaaactcgATCGTCTAAATTATATTacctataaaatttataattttttttttttatatttttctcactATGTGTCCatctataatttttcttaaatttatgcattgatatcaaagtaaaaataaaatttttacaaCAACTAAAACTAGACAAAATTACAagaacttaaaatatatttaagtttttttctttcagtTATTTATGTTATCcacttctctctttcatctctcTATAGATGTAGATTGGCACATGGATATtaatttaacttcttttttccTGTTCATGTTACGTATGATTACACTTCTCTCTTTAATCTCTATTttgttgattatatatatagtttctaTATGTTATTGTGAGACCATAAGCTGTTGTGGGTGTTGAAGAGTAATGGCACCCATCTAACCTGTATGATAAAGAAAGATTGCTCAAAGTCAAACCACCCTTTTCAGAATCAAAACCGCACAACACTCTGCAAGTGCAAACCAAGGACAGCCGAGATTGAACATTTTTCAGCAACCTCGACGACGCTCCTATTGTGTagcatttttcttcaaaatacgTTGTAATCTCACGGATTAAACAATCTGTAAGAAAATACATTATGGATTGTATAATCCGTAATGCATATGCTATTACGGATTGCATACTCTATAATATGGATCAACTATTCCGTAAGTATACATTAATAACTAGGAATTATGAAATCCGTagcaacatatatatacattatgAAATGCATAATCCGTAATAGTATATGCATAACTACACCAAAGATGGCAATATTAGGGACCGCCCTGTCCAATAATGTTGCATGCAAAAAGAGTAGAGGACCAATGTGGGAGCCAACAGGGATTTAATAACAGCATTTATTACGATTATTAATGGAGGCAGCGAGGAAGCAATTTTTATGGGAGATAAATGCCATTCAATGATTGGGTGATGTGGGGATTTTACACTGGTCGATTGCGTGCATCCAGTGGCCAAAGTTTGAGGATAGGATCTCTTTGGTTAGTTAATATTTTCTCAATTTGCATGGAGTAAATATGAGCTTACCTTTAGAGGTTAATATTGGCTGTGACTGTGATTGTGTAAAGATACCCTTTTTCTAGTACTCATGGTACCcagattttaatatatttcttattgccgatttaaaaaaaaaatgttccacGCACCGCAATTGCCTCTGCCTCCGTCGTCGTCACGGTCGTGCAACAACACGTCGTGGTGGTGGTCTCAGTAACCGCAATTGCCttagagagaggaagaagggATAAGGGCATTTTGGTCCATCCAGgtctcaatttttatttattgtatgcACCAACAAAAAAAGAGATGCATTGGCTTTCCTCAATGTCAATGCTACTAAATCCAATTATCTTATTATTACAACCCACTGTTTTCCATGGCTTCAGAGAACACCTTCAGTtactaaattatataattatcattctGTAACACATTTATATGACCATTGCAGAGAACACCTTCAGTTACTTCGCTTTTCATGATCATCTTGGTCTAGACCGAATCAAGTGGATCTACTGTTTCAAAATTATCGCATTATAGAAGCAGAATGGTCCCATCCCATATTAGATTGTCAATCGATGAAAACAAGTATGAAATTTTCCATAAAACTACATCTTTCGTTACTTTTGATAATCCATTTTACTTTTTGCCTAgaaaattacaacaaaaaataGGGGTATCATTAactgttttgtgattttgatcttCTGTAATAACATTGAATTGTGAAAagagtaattttaaaacatatattaaataacTTTTCAATTAGACAGTTCGTCTAAAAGATTCTGTTTGTCGTGAATCTTAAAATGCCCAATATTTAATAGTATCTTTCTATTCATCCAATGTTGTTGTGGGGTACATTGCCAACAAAACTTGTATAGATTGTTTGTTACAGCTGAAACACCGGGTGGCCGATATTTGATTGCGATGGGATATGCTGGCCCATGTGAGAGAGGAAATCAATCCTTGTATTAAAATTGTATGGGTAATTATTTATTGTGATGGGATATTCGTATGTTTTCATGAGATTTTGAAAATTCATCATTATTTATATcttattttggtaaaaaaaatcgtttatttaaattatactgTCATTTTGAGCTAACAACTGACTTTAGAATTCTTCATTGGTTTCttacttttgtaaaaaaaaaaaaaaacatttatttcaattaattttagcaTCATTTTGcttaaatgaataatatttgcaCTACTAAAGAATATCCATTTAACATCATCAAATTAAATCGATTTTACCAAgttaaaaactaacaaaaagatTTTAAAGCATCATGAAACACTAAAATGTCCAGCTAACTAATATGATGAActaatttgttttatcttttagattc
This region includes:
- the LOC114377120 gene encoding proliferating cell nuclear antigen-like, with protein sequence MVMEVVLGEASEVKNVVEAIELVETGVAKFVFSSRGLSLKAMDSRECAMMEILIPSDAFAHYRCDNVFSVGLSLDQMLQLLHRAHDSDIVSLTALEGQDHVTFTFQCPSNLSFSDHRMNLMMDIDNGPLLDIHEDAEYHAIVELPSPVFTTICCHIDSLSNIPIISIIVTRDTPILLVAAGDFGLCMHLPRGGTVIEMTQCVSLAFEIRYLNLVMAAMSLSDTLTIRLSMELPEAVFEYKIAAEKGYVRFHLPIAFNASYLLDD